The Malus domestica chromosome 13, GDT2T_hap1 genome includes a window with the following:
- the LOC103429908 gene encoding PH, RCC1 and FYVE domains-containing protein 1-like: MADPASYGNYERDTEQALIALKKGSQLIKYSRKGQPKLHTFRISTDETTLIWYSHGEERTLKLASVSRIIPGQRTAVFRRYLRPEKDYLSFSLLYKNGERTLDLICKDKAEAEIWFAGLKAVITSGKERSRRSQSDISDLQDSAESVHGHPFGATLEFTSSIASGRVSVDSHESVNLAGSDVGSERANMQLRTSAGDGFRISVSSTPSCSSGGSGHDDIESLGDVYVWGEIWSDGNGPDGSANSISKKIDVLIPKPLESNVVLDVQQIACGVRHVALVTRQGEVFTWGEESGGRLGHGIDRDFSRPRLVEFLAINNIEFVACGEYHTCAVSTSGDLFTWGDGTHNAGLLGLGTDVSHWIPKRVTGPLEGLQVLSVACGTWHSALATSNGKVFTFGDGAFGVLGHGDRESVPYPREVQSLNGLKTIKVACGVWHTAAIVEVMGQSGTNASSRKLFTWGDGDKHRLGHEIKETYLLPTCVSSLIDYNFHQLACGHTMTIALTTSGHVFTMGGTAYGQLGNPSSDGKVPCLVQDRLVGEFVEEISCGSYHVAVLTSRSEVFTWGKGANGRLGHGDTEDQKTPTLVEALKDRHVKSISCGSNFTSSICIHKWISGADQSICSGCRQTFGFTRKRHNCYNCGLVHCHACSSKKALRAALAPTPGKPHRVCDACYAKLKAAEAGNASSVSRRSRVTRSMDSRDLLSRVEVKSSRILLSPSIEPVKYLEVKSMKPGGVRSESPSIVRASQVPSLLQLKDIAFPSSLSALQNVLKPVMTTPSQPNSRSTSPYSRRPSPPRSTTPIFSRSVIDSLKKTNDTLTQEVSKMQNQVKSLKHKCDAQEVEIKKLRKHVKEAGSLADDQYSKCRAAKELVKSITEQMREWEDKIPPEISDSDTFKALRTQAEDFMNTNIGRPSSDLDQHYATDRTSLVVESSRMEDNKAKDSAEAEQQNSSENHSKSPESSTLRTEDNRSEDFADAGPQNRSRSPESSMSRTGQKEVIEQFEPGVYVTLLQLKNGIWVFKRVKFSKRKFSSEQAEAWWKNNKDGLLRRYSQPNTSPAPSVPPPSRPIPPEENSEAAAASPT; this comes from the exons ATGGCAGATCCTGCTAGCTATGGGAATTATGAGCGTGATACTGAACAA GCACTCATTGCATTAAAAAAAGGTTCCCAGTTAATCAAGTATAGCCGGAAAGGACAGCCAAAACTTCATACATTCAGAATTTCTACT GATGAAACTACACTAATCTGGTATTCACatggagaagaacgaactctgAAATTAGCTTCTGTCTCTCGAATTATCCCCGGACAGAGAACA GCTGTGTTTAGAAGGTATTTGCGCCCAGAAAAGGATTACTTGTCATTTTCTCTTCTATATAAGAACGGTGAACGAACACTTGATCTG ATCTGCAAGGACAAAGCTGAGGCAGAGATATGGTTTGCTGGCCTTAAGGCGGTAATTACTTCAGGAAAAGAGCGTAGTAGACGTAGTCAGAGTGATATTTCTGAT TTGCAAGACTCTGCTGAATCTGTTCATGGCCATCCATTTGGTGCGACATTAGAGTTCACTTCAAGCATTGCCAGTGGTAGGGTATCCGTTGATTCTCATGAATCAGTGAATTTGGCAGGCTCAGATGTGGGTTCAGAACGTGCAAACATGCAACTAAGAACAAGTGCAGGAGATGGTTTTCGAATTAGTGTTTCAAGCACTCCTAGCTGTTCAAGTGGAGGGTCTGGACATGATGATATAGAATCACTAGGAGATGTTTATGTGTGGGGAGAGATCTGGTCTGATGGAAATGGACCTGATGGGTCTGCAAATTCAATCTCTAAAAAAATCGATGTGCTGATTCCAAAGCCCTTGGAGTCGAatgttgttcttgatgttcAGCAGATAGCTTGTGGTGTGCGACATGTTGCTCTTGTAACAAGGCAAGGGGAGGTTTTCACCTGGGGAGAGGAATCGGGTGGAAGACTCGGTCATGGGATTGATAGAGACTTTAGTCGTCCTCGCCTTGTTGAGTTCCTCGCAATTAATAACATTGAATTTGTTGCATGTGGTGAGTACCACACATGTGCTGTATCTACATCAGGTGATTTGTTTACGTGGGGTGATGGTACACATAATGCTGGACTTCTTGGTCTTGGAACTGATGTTAGCCACTGGATACCTAAAAGGGTTACCGGTCCTTTAGAAGGACTTCAGGTTCTATCTGTTGCATGTGGCACATGGCATTCAGCTTTAGCAACTTCGAATGGAAAGGTATTTACATTTGGAGATGGAGCGTTCGGTGTTTTGGGCCATGGGGATCGAGAGAGTGTTCCGTATCCAAGGGAGGTACAGTCGTTGAATGGACTAAAGACTATAAAAGTAGCATGCGGAGTTTGGCATACTGCAGCTATTGTAGAAGTTATGGGCCAGTCTGGTACAAATGCTTCATCTCGTAAGTTGTTCACCTGGGGCGATGGTGACAAACATCGTTTGGGTCACGAAATCAAGGAAACTTATCTGCTTCCCACCTGTGTCTCTTCACTTATCGACTATAATTTCCACCAGCTAGCATGTGGACACACTATGACTATTGCCCTCACTACATCAGGTCATGTGTTTACCATGGGCGGAACTGCATATGGCCAGCTAGGCAATCCAAGTTCTGATGGGAAAGTACCTTGTTTAGTACAGGATCGATTGGTTGGTGAGTTTGTCGAAGAAATATCTTGTGGGTCATATCATGTTGCTGTCCTGACATCAAGAAGTGAAGTGTTCACTTGGGGAAAAGGTGCTAATGGAAGACTGGGACACGGGGACACAGAAGACCAGAAAACTCCAACTTTGGTTGAAGCCCTAAAAGATAGGCATGTGAAAAGCATATCGTGCGGCTCAAACTTCACATCTAGTATATGCATCCATAAGTGGATCTCTGGAGCTGATCAATCAATTTGCTCAGGTTGTCGACAGACATTTGGTTTTACTAGAAAGAGGCATAACTGTTATAACTGTGGACTAGTCCATTGCCATGCCTGTAGTTCCAAGAAAGCACTGAGGGCAGCTTTGGCCCCGACTCCTGGAAAACCTCATCGTGTATGTGATGCTTGTTATGCGAAACTTAAGGCTGCTGAGGCTGGTAATGCTTCCAGTGTTAGTAGGAGATCTAGGGTCACACGCTCGATGGATAGCAGGGATTTACTAAGTAGAGTAGAGGTGAAATCTTCAAGGattcttctctctccctctataGAACCCGTTAAATACCTTGAGGTCAAGTCCATGAAGCCTGGTGGTGTCAGATCCGAATCCCCTTCTATAGTCAGGGCTTCCCAAGTTCCATCCCTTTTACAACTTAAAGATATTGCATTTCCAAGTTCGTTGAGTGCACTTCAAAACGTTTTGAAGCCTGTCATGACAACACCGTCTCAGCCCAATTCGAGATCTACTTCACCATATTCAAGGAGACCTAGTCCTCCCCGGTCTACAACTCCTATATTCTCTAGGAGTGTTATTGACAGTCTTAAGAAAACAAATGACACTCTGACTCAAGAAGTATCAAAGATGCAAAACCAG GTTAAAAGTCTGAAGCATAAGTGTGATGCTCAAGAGGTAGAGATAAAGAAACTACGTAAACATGTGAAAGAAGCTGGCTCATTAGCCGATGACCAATACTCGAAGTGCAGAGCTGCCAAAGAACTCGTCAAGTCCATCACGGAACAg ATGAGGGAATGGGAAGACAAGATACCTCCTGAGATTTCTGACAGCGATACTTTCAAAGCATTGCGTACGCAAGCTGAGGATTTTATGAACACGAATATTGGAAGGCCAAGCTCAGATCTTGACCAACACTATGCAACCGATAGAACTTCCTTGGTTGTTGAGTCTTCTAGAATGGAAGACAACAAGGCTAAAGACTCTGCAGAGGCTGAACAGCAAAACAGCTCAGAAAACCACTCGAAGTCACCTGAATCATCAACGTTGCGGACAGAAGACAACAGATCAGAAGACTTTGCGGATGCTGGACCTCAAAACCGCTCAAGGTCACCAGAATCATCAATGTCACGGACAGGACAAAAGGAAGTCATTGAACAATTTGAACCGGGCGTTTATGTAACTCTCCTTCAACTAAAAAATGGTATTTGGGTTTTTAAGCGTGTTAAATTCAG CAAACGGAAGTTTAGTTCGGAACAGGCAGAAGCATGGTGGAAAAACAACAAAGATGGGCTGCTTAGGAGATACAGTCAGCCGAATACAAGTCCTGCTCCGAGTGTACCACCACCCAGCCGTCCTATACCGCCCGAGGAAAACAGCGAGGCAGCCGCAGCTTCCCCGACTTAG
- the LOC103429907 gene encoding putative E3 ubiquitin-protein ligase XBAT35, translating to MGQQQSKDELLYQQVSYGNVEGIKALCRDGAGLEWIDREGKTPLIVACINPGLYNVAKSLIELGANVNAYRPGRHAGTPLHHAAKRGLENVVNLLLSHGANALIMNDDCQSPLDIARAKGHTNVVRAIERHICLFSGWLREFYGPGFLGVLAPQLVSRKVWVVVLPCSSRKPTKPFKLELAIYPNMQDAKPRTVIALWKVNLEEPKLHQSDPSVVIHDNSTKTRIKLAAAVENDKQQLQLFCNACKGIPQACPAFLGNNQPPVAPASAPPAAEDLELAMAISASMQSALQERPSFPNPHPTYEASSSSSDNGWAGASTRTDSYNGGGAPTAAAASKVSSSEWSGTQSNEVGESSQQVEVQDTSSVQTAPTSDIIPSAPPVADDSLDAAPVHYPSIDFSPIDIPSPSLESTPAKIDEKKGESGSCVICLDAPAEGACIPCGHMAGCMSCLKEITGKKWGCPVCRAKIDQVIRLYAV from the exons ATGGGGCAGCAGCAATCGAAAGACGAACTGCTCTATCAGCAAGTCAGCTATGGAAACGTCGAAGGGATTAAAGCCCTCTGCAGAGATGGTGCAGGCCTTGAG TGGATTGATAGAGAGGGGAAAACCCCTTTGATCGTGGCCTGTATAAATCCTGGGCTCTATAATGTTGCAAAAAGCTTGATTGAACTTGGTGCAAACGTTAACGCCTATCGCCCCG GTCGTCATGCTGGGACTCCTCTGCATCATGCAGCTAAAAGAGGCCTAGAAAACGTCGTTAATTTACTTCTTTCACATGGAG cAAATGCTTTAATCATGAACGATGACTGTCAAAGTCCTCTTGACATTGCTAGGGCGAAAGGGCACACGAATGTTGTCCGTGCAATTGAG AGGCATATTTGCTTATTCTCTGGTTGGTTGCGGGAGTTTTATGGTCCTGGATTTCTTGGAGTACTTGCTCCGCAGTTGGTTTCAAGAAAAGT TTGGGTTGTTGTTTTGCCATGTAGTTCCCGGAAACCCACCAAGCCTTTCAAGTTGGAGCTTGCCATTTACCCTAACATGCAG GACGCCAAACCGCGAACAGTTATTGCATTGTGGAAAGTCAATCTGGAAGAACCAAAGTTACACCAGTCTGATCCATCAGTTGTGATTCATGATAACTCCACAA AAACACGCATCAAACTTGCAGCTGCAGTTGAGAATGACAAGCAACAACTTCAGTTGTTTTGCAATGCATGCAAAGGAATACCACAG GCTTGTCCTGCGTTTTTGGGTAACAACCAACCCCCAGTTGCTCCAGCAAGTGCACCACCAGCTGCAGAAGATTTAGAGTTGGCCATGGCTATTAGTGCCTCCATGCAGTCTGCTTTGCAGGAGAGACCATCCTTTCCTAATCCGCACCCTACCTATGAAGCAAGTTCATCCAGTAGTGATAATGGTTGGGCCGGAGCCTCCACAAGAACTGACAGTTACAATGGTGGTGGTGCACCAACTGCAGCTGCTGCTTCAAAAGTAAGTAGCAGCGAGTGGTCAGGGACTCAGAGTAACGAAGTTGGAGAGTCATCTCAGCAGGTGGAAGTCCAGGATACCTCTTCCGTCCAAACAGCTCCTACTTCAGATATAATCCCATCAGCCCCACCGGTTGCAGATGATAGTCTAGATGCAGCTCCTGTTCACTATCCATCAATTGATTTCAGTCCTATTGATATCCCATCCCCAAGCCTTGAAAGCACACCTGCTAAAATTGATGAGAAGAAAGGTGAAAGCGGTTCATGCGTGATTTGTTTGGATGCTCCAGCTGAAGGAGCTTGCATCCCATGTGGACATATGGCTGGATGCATGTCCTGTTTGAAGGAGATTACAGGTAAGAAATGGGGTTGCCCCGTCTGTCGAGCCAAGATAGACCAAGTTATAAGGCTTTATGCTGTGTGA